A genomic segment from Necator americanus strain Aroian chromosome III, whole genome shotgun sequence encodes:
- a CDS encoding hypothetical protein (NECATOR_CHRIII.G11157.T1) has translation MTNRTYFRHFVAALAPGYALSTVAMVNMCQRDKSSSRNSVLRTEGAREVVCELFASARPISFRYVSLAAKET, from the exons ATGACGAACAGGACGTATTTTCGCCACTTCGTTGCAGCACTTGCCCCCG GCTATGCGCTGAGCACTGTGGCCATGGTCAATATGTGTCAGAGAGACAAGAGTTCGTCGCGAAACAGCGTGCTACGGACGGAAGGCGCCAGAGAAGTAGTGTGCGAGTTGTTTGCAAGCGCGAGGCCCATCTCGTTCCGGTATGTTTCTCTTGCTGCAAAGGAAACCTGA
- a CDS encoding hypothetical protein (NECATOR_CHRIII.G11160.T1), which produces MLTEFDETCGCIGLQLNLQKTMFMRNGWVSDVQFTFNGTNIPECTSYVYLGRELNMMNDLTPELGRRRRVAWGAYKSIEDVVKKTRNTRLRAQLFNTTVLPALTYASETWAFRKQEENAVSVIERAMKRVMLGVSRFTQVRDGIRSPLLRQRSKIRDAAAFAK; this is translated from the coding sequence atgctgaccgaattcgacgaaacatgtggatgcatcggtcttcagctgaacctacaaaagacgatgttcatgcggaacggatgggtctcggatgtcCAATTCACtttcaacggaacgaacatacccgaatgcaccagctacgtttatctgggtcgggaattgaacatgatgaacgacctgacccccgagctgggcaggaggagaagagtggcttggggagcgtacaagagcatcgaggatgtagtgaagaagaccaggaacacccggctccgtgctcagcTCTTCAataccaccgtacttcctgctttgacctatgcttcggaaacctgggcatttcgcaagcaggaagaaaacgcggtgagcgtcattgaacgcgcaatgaagagagtgatgctaggagtatcccgtttcacgcaagtgagggacgggattcgaagtcctctcctacgtcagcgatcgaagattagagacgccgccgcgtttgccaagtaa
- a CDS encoding hypothetical protein (NECATOR_CHRIII.G11159.T1) — protein sequence MTICTYNARTLASEAVMDDDAGQEVKYDAIGLTETRRRHPLNAVYETGEELFLGTCDSRGVDGVGVLVNTSMVKNIDCFEQLTTRIGLLRMRRCGPTPALTIFVAYAPTSTTKKTKSKLSIWTWRSSTEKIMRSTRL from the coding sequence atgactatctgtacttacaacgcacgtacgcttgcatcggaagcggtcatggatgATGATGCAGGGCAAGAAGTTAAGTACGACGCCATCGGACTGActgagacgagacgacgtcaccctctaaacgccgtatatgaaactggagaagaactgtttttaggaacatgcgacagtagaggtgttgatggagttggcgtcctcgtcaacacgagtatggtaaagaacatcgactgtttcgaacaacttacgacccgaatcggccttctgcggatgagaagatgtggtccaacaccagctttgactatcttcgtcgcttacgctccaacatcaactACGAAGAAGacgaagtcgaagctttctatatggacctggagaagttctaccgagaagatcatgcgtTCTACAAGGTTATAA
- a CDS encoding hypothetical protein (NECATOR_CHRIII.G11158.T1) — protein sequence MGRLQASSPMSFWENFRSPVMDVWSLFVGLQTASLPPPSYLIAGFLPDQRAGYKDVMSQSWLSSDRESNPSPLASQDKYKVACSPRLAHYTPPGDASRSPATTGCNPSNEGDP from the coding sequence atgggcaggttgcaagcctctagtcccatgagtttttgggagaacttccgttctcccgtaATGGACGTGTGGAGCCTATTTGTtggactccaaaccgcctcccttccACCTCCCAGttacttgattgcaggctttttgCCGGACCAACGTGcaggatacaaggatgtcatgagtcagtcctggctaaGCAGCGACAGGGAATCCAACCCGTCTCCACTTGCCTCTCAAGACAAGTACAAGGTCGCTTGtagtccgcgattagcccacTATacgccacctggggacgcgTCGCGTAGTCCCGCGACAACCGGCTGTAATCCctctaatgagggagatccgtga
- a CDS encoding hypothetical protein (NECATOR_CHRIII.G11156.T1), with amino-acid sequence MASRGLPSVAHPGEHERSVSDGDVEVEKKRRKTRRRRANKNRFKPYHSLSPEEKMALDAAETARSERRTRERMANGKPMAPSNTTQFLLEDREARAEQGREVELAYEASERRRVRSISVSSEFMAASEGASSSGDSETDKEMDREFEAEFEEYTMDRLSRLTKDEMTKEILDKEKNAELYQENITKMMKENQRLRKMLQDNGIPVDHNHTSQPVV; translated from the exons ATGGCGTCGAGAGGGTTGCCTTCAGTCGCGCATCCGGGCGAGCATGAGAGGTCCGTCTCGGATGGTGACGTAGAGGTGGAGAAGAAACGACGGAAGACCCGGAGACGTCGTGCCAACAAGAATCGCTTCAAGCCGTACCATTCGCTGAGTCCCGAAGAAAAGATGGCGCTGGATGCCGCTGAAACCGCGAGATCGGAACGTAGGACCCGAGAACG AATGGCGAATGGAAAGCCTATGGCTCCGAGTAATACAACGCAGTTTTTATTGGAGGATAGAGAAGCCCGTGCTGAACAAGGACGAGAG GTTGAATTGGCATACGAAGCTAGTGAACGGCGACGTGTGCGGTCAATTAGTGTTTCTAGCGAGTTTATGGCAGCGAGTGAGGGAGCCTCTTCAAGCGGTGACAGTGAGACTGACAAAGAAATGGACCGAGAATTTGAGGCCGAGTTTGAAGAGTACACAATGGATAGGCTCTCAAGACTCACTAAGGACGAA ATGACGAAAGAGATATtggacaaggaaaaaaatgcagaactcTATCAAGAGAATATAACAAAGATGATGAAGGAGAATCAGCGGTTGAGGAAGATGTTACAGGACAATGGAATTCCTGTTGATCATAATCATACTTCGCAACCAGTTGTATAG
- a CDS encoding hypothetical protein (NECATOR_CHRIII.G11159.T3): MTICTYNARTLASEAVMDDDAGQEVKYDAIGLTETRRRHPLNAVYETGEELFLGTCDSRGVDGVGVLVNTSMVKNIDCFEQLTTRIGLLRMRRCGPTPALTIFVAYAPTSTTKKTKSKLSIWTWRSSTEKIMRSTREAIKEDLKKRRAEALAEAAEAGKSIRYACRDFASRKTRMTALRNPKGTAIASRRGMEKIIYDFYSDLFDSHVHLSPHHLREDGHVIPDVLPSEIRHTIMSVRNRTAASPDRIRPEHLKRFPSVLINTLASLSTRYLSECKVPKQCKTSKTVLLYKKGDPHDIGNYRPICLLSVIYKLFTRVILNRFEKVLDEGQPCEEAGFRKGFSTIDHIHAVSKLITRVQDAALSHLHRLKEGLRLS, from the exons atgactatctgtacttacaacgcacgtacgcttgcatcggaagcggtcatggatgATGATGCAGGGCAAGAAGTTAAGTACGACGCCATCGGACTGActgagacgagacgacgtcaccctctaaacgccgtatatgaaactggagaagaactgtttttaggaacatgcgacagtagaggtgttgatggagttggcgtcctcgtcaacacgagtatggtaaagaacatcgactgtttcgaacaacttacgacccgaatcggccttctgcggatgagaagatgtggtccaacaccagctttgactatcttcgtcgcttacgctccaacatcaactACGAAGAAGacgaagtcgaagctttctatatggacctggagaagttctaccgagaagatcatgcgtTCTACAAG agaggcgataaaggaagaccttaaaaagagaagagcagaagcgCTGGCTGAAGccgcagaggcggggaaaagcatccgctatgcctgtcgagacttcgccagtcgcaagacgaggatgactgctctccggaacccaaagggaacagccattgcatcgagaagggggatggagaaaatcatctacgacttctactctgatctcttcgacagccatgtccacttgtctcctcaccatctgagggaagacggacacgTCATTCCAGatgttctcccgtccgaaatacgacatactatcatgtcggtaagaaatcgtacggcagccagtcccgacagaataagaccagaacacctgaagagatTTCCGTCAGTACTCATCAATACCTTGGCGAGTCTCtctacacgttatctgtcggaatgcaaggttcctaagcagtgtaagaccagcaagaccgtgttgttgtataaaaagggagatccacatgacatcggcaactatcgtccaatctgcctactgtccgtcatctacaagctctttacaagagtaatccttaataggtttgaaaaagtcttggatgaaggacagccatgcgaggaagcagggtttcgaaaaggattcagcacgattgaccacattcacgctgtttcgaaactcatcacgagagtacaagatgccgctctgtctcaccttcatcgacttaaagaaggccttcgactcagctga
- a CDS encoding hypothetical protein (NECATOR_CHRIII.G11157.T2): MTNRTYFRHFVAALAPGYALSTVAMVNMCQRDKSSSRNSVLRTEGAREVLTKSRSFAPTSSLWQNKERIARSRRRVTKRNLSLQAKTGFHFVQHCRTPRRTQALFWENLVA; the protein is encoded by the exons ATGACGAACAGGACGTATTTTCGCCACTTCGTTGCAGCACTTGCCCCCG GCTATGCGCTGAGCACTGTGGCCATGGTCAATATGTGTCAGAGAGACAAGAGTTCGTCGCGAAACAGCGTGCTACGGACGGAAGGCGCCAGAGAAGTA TTGACAAAATCTCGCTCTTTCGCACCTACTTCCTCGTTGTGGCAGAACAAGGAGAGAATCGCTCGCTCACGTCGGCGCGTTACTAAG AGAAACCTCTCACTCCAAGCGAAAACTGGTTTTCACTTTGTACAGCACTGTCGAACACCTCGCCGTACACAAGCGTTGTTTTGGGAGAATCTTGTTGCATGA
- a CDS encoding hypothetical protein (NECATOR_CHRIII.G11159.T2): MKDSHARKQGFEKDSARLTTFTLFRNSSREYKMPLCLTFIDLKKAFDSAETEAVVEALDNQGVPTQYIKVLRELYSNFTTGISPFYKNISIDVKRGVRQGDTVSPKIFTATLENAMRKLEWDYLGVKVDGRQLRHLRHY; the protein is encoded by the coding sequence atgaaggacagccatgcgaggaagcagggtttcgaaaaggattcagcacgattgaccacattcacgctgtttcgaaactcatcacgagagtacaagatgccgctctgtctcaccttcatcgacttaaagaaggccttcgactcagctgagacggaagcggtcgtggaagccttggacaaccaaggcgttcctactcagtacataaaggtacttcgagagttgtacagtaacttcacgaccggaatttcgccattctacaagaacatcagcattgacgtgaagaggggggtccgacagggtgatacagtttcacccaaaatattcacagccaccctcgagaacgcaatgcgaaagttggaatgggactacctgggagtgaaggttgatggtcggcagctacgcCATTTGCGCCattactga